A genomic region of Vicia villosa cultivar HV-30 ecotype Madison, WI unplaced genomic scaffold, Vvil1.0 ctg.000192F_1_1_1, whole genome shotgun sequence contains the following coding sequences:
- the LOC131625167 gene encoding uncharacterized mitochondrial protein AtMg00310-like has product MNFLGIPVGCNQRTQAVWKSVINKLKSRLSVWSGRYLSMGARVTLINVVLNSIPIYLLSFYKVPEVVLKVLVRIQQELFWNGGMEKRSISWTKWQDVCRRKEEGELGIRCVKSINEAMLGKWRWRFMEDREALWRPLLEFRYGPLEKCVLTSTLPRMAGWSSLWWRDVIPQIANNFKSDWFLKGLVARLGDGNRIYFWKTKWLGWVSFADAFTDLFNMAADQNAMKWDFIETLRGVGI; this is encoded by the coding sequence ATGAATTTTCTTGGCATTCCTGTAGGCTGCAATCAAAGAACTCAAGCTGTTTGGAAATCGGTAATTAATAAGCTGAAGAGTCGTTTATCGGTTTGGTCAGGTCGTTATTTATCAATGGGGGCCAGAGTTACATTGATAAATGTAGTTCTGAATTCAATACCAATTTATCTCCTTTCCTTTTATAAAGTCCCAGAGGTTGTTTTGAAGGTGTTGGTTAGAATACAACAGGAGCTTTTTTGGAACGGAGGTATGGAGAAGAGAAGTATTTCCTGGACTAAATGGCAGGACGTTTGTCGTCGTAAGGAGGAGGGTGAGTTGGGTATCAGATGCGTAAAGTCCATCAATGAAGCAATGCTAGGAAAATGGAGGTGGAGATTTATGGAGGATAGGGAGGCGCTCTGGCGGCCTTTGCTGGAATTTCGATATGGTCCATTGGAAAAGTGTGTACTAACAAGTACTCTGCCCAGAATGGCGGGATGGTCATCGTTATGGTGGAGAGACGTGATTCCTCAAATTGCAAATAACTTTAAGTCAGATTGGTTCTTGAAAGGATTAGTTGCAAGATTGGGTGATGGGAATAGGATATATTTTTGGAAAACAAAGTGGTTAGGATGGGTGTCGTTTGCGGATGCTTTTACGGATCTCTTCAATATGGCAGCTGATCAGAATGCAATGAAATGGGATTTTATAGAGACTCTACGTGGTGTTGGGATTTAA